A part of Paenibacillus sp. IHBB 10380 genomic DNA contains:
- a CDS encoding DUF3891 family protein gives MICRELKEAWVMIEQHQHGLIAGKFANAFNSKLFLESKRKDEAIYAIYEHDRGWIDLDDTPFLNTSEGTPYTFMDFPIAVKLAFYSKGLEEVQAESPYAALLCSLHFERLLIQADIEHPAFTKYMEQERLRRDHIQKQLGITDPASEEELIFHSWVLQFCDDLSLYLCLNEPGSDKEHEHPWWRDGFTISENFDFTSGGMIQANWVDRNKVKLTPFPFESSLSIELGYRYVSKSDIQKLGLSDAYMQSEEIRHRFEITAS, from the coding sequence ATGATATGCCGAGAATTGAAGGAAGCCTGGGTCATGATAGAACAACACCAACACGGATTAATTGCGGGTAAATTTGCAAATGCTTTCAATTCTAAGCTTTTCCTTGAGAGTAAGCGTAAAGATGAAGCCATATATGCGATATATGAGCATGATCGGGGCTGGATTGATTTGGATGATACTCCCTTCTTGAATACTTCTGAGGGTACTCCCTATACTTTCATGGATTTTCCGATTGCTGTTAAGTTAGCTTTCTACTCCAAGGGACTAGAAGAAGTACAGGCTGAGAGTCCATATGCGGCACTGTTATGTAGCTTACATTTTGAAAGGTTATTGATCCAAGCTGACATAGAGCACCCTGCTTTTACTAAATATATGGAGCAGGAACGACTACGTAGAGATCACATCCAGAAGCAATTGGGCATCACAGATCCGGCGTCAGAGGAGGAGCTCATCTTTCATTCGTGGGTATTGCAGTTCTGTGATGACCTATCCCTCTATTTATGTTTGAATGAGCCAGGATCAGATAAAGAGCATGAGCACCCGTGGTGGCGTGATGGATTCACCATATCTGAGAATTTTGACTTTACTAGTGGAGGGATGATCCAAGCGAATTGGGTCGATCGTAATAAAGTAAAGCTTACGCCTTTTCCATTTGAATCATCATTATCGATTGAACTAGGTTACCGATATGTATCCAAAAGTGATATTCAGAAATTAGGATTGTCTGATGCATATATGCAGAGTGAGGAAATTCGCCATCGCTTTGAAATTACTGCTAGCTAG
- a CDS encoding metallophosphoesterase, which translates to MNSKERSYGDPPTEIPSRRDSPKHRVDNKMTRRQFLRRGALAVIGAGLFTGGYSWLWEPRHLSIERVQLTFTKLPAAFDGLKVVQFSDLHLGHHSHENDFSELMDAIMSQSPDLICLTGDIVDSHAEQMTSFVPYLASLKAPLGKFVVLGNHDYRGQYDEVGRMLTEAGFILLRNSHRLLKKDGKAIAVVGLDDLLQGTPDPDQALKGVPDGTFSLLLMHEPDYADTAVLYPFDIQLSGHSHGGQVRFPLIGAITTPAGSKRYIQGLYDFQPSGMLLYVNRGFGTTQLPIRLLCKPELTVFTLNSGDK; encoded by the coding sequence ATGAATAGTAAGGAACGTTCCTATGGGGATCCTCCGACAGAGATTCCTTCTAGGAGGGATTCCCCAAAGCATAGAGTCGATAACAAGATGACGAGAAGGCAATTTCTTCGTAGGGGTGCATTAGCAGTTATAGGTGCCGGATTATTTACAGGGGGATACTCTTGGTTGTGGGAGCCACGGCATTTATCTATAGAACGTGTTCAGCTTACCTTCACAAAGCTTCCAGCTGCCTTTGATGGATTGAAGGTTGTCCAATTTAGTGATCTTCATCTAGGACACCACTCACATGAGAATGATTTCAGCGAGCTCATGGATGCCATCATGAGCCAGTCCCCTGATCTGATCTGTTTGACAGGAGATATTGTAGATAGCCATGCAGAGCAAATGACGAGCTTCGTTCCTTACTTGGCTTCACTTAAAGCCCCTCTAGGGAAATTTGTTGTTTTAGGTAATCATGATTATCGGGGGCAGTACGATGAGGTGGGTCGCATGCTAACAGAAGCAGGTTTCATATTACTGCGGAATTCGCATCGTCTGCTGAAGAAGGATGGGAAGGCCATAGCCGTCGTTGGATTGGATGACCTTTTACAGGGAACACCTGATCCAGATCAGGCACTTAAAGGAGTTCCAGACGGAACGTTCTCTTTGTTGCTTATGCATGAACCGGATTATGCGGATACGGCGGTACTATACCCATTTGATATACAATTGTCTGGACATAGTCATGGAGGTCAAGTAAGATTTCCACTGATAGGTGCAATTACGACACCTGCCGGTTCTAAGCGATATATTCAGGGATTATATGATTTTCAACCAAGCGGTATGTTACTCTACGTTAATCGTGGCTTCGGAACGACTCAGTTGCCTATAAGGTTGTTATGTAAGCCTGAGTTGACGGTATTTACTTTGAATTCTGGAGATAAGTAA
- a CDS encoding GNAT family N-acetyltransferase — protein sequence MLNNGVLVGKQVQLRPLRIHDEADVWSLLSDPQIRCSMTRSTGSSYHSSKQVLAQLLSRNQRDSLHFAICLCNEGEKFIGIVSFQRWNSSKGKAMLGYMLDSSYWHRGLTTEAVGLLLQFAINNLGLRRIEGRCRKTNKASAKVMLKNGLVLERVLPLMDGSDEASEDGIHIYGLTIEEGIQALDGD from the coding sequence TTGCTGAATAACGGTGTGTTAGTAGGGAAACAGGTTCAGTTAAGACCACTTAGAATCCATGATGAAGCTGACGTATGGTCTTTGTTATCTGATCCTCAGATTAGGTGTTCCATGACTAGAAGCACGGGTTCTTCTTATCATAGTTCTAAACAAGTTCTAGCACAGCTGCTTAGTCGAAATCAGCGAGATTCTTTGCATTTCGCGATATGTTTATGTAACGAAGGGGAGAAGTTCATTGGGATTGTTTCTTTTCAGCGCTGGAATTCTTCTAAAGGCAAGGCTATGCTGGGCTACATGCTAGACAGTTCTTACTGGCATCGAGGATTAACGACAGAGGCGGTTGGCCTTTTGCTTCAGTTTGCAATTAACAATCTCGGTCTGCGAAGAATTGAAGGTAGATGTCGTAAAACGAATAAGGCTTCAGCTAAAGTTATGCTAAAGAACGGACTCGTATTGGAGCGGGTTCTTCCACTCATGGATGGATCAGACGAAGCCAGTGAAGATGGAATTCACATTTATGGTCTGACCATAGAGGAGGGTATTCAAGCACTTGATGGAGATTAA
- a CDS encoding DMT family transporter — translation MKAETWFRHPVGILISSLGATVLWGSALPIVKLSYAHLNMKQGDFFGQWVFAGYRFTMAGMILLLLSTMLGKSTSIGKQRLPLSRLFRLGAIQTFMQYLLLYVGLSYSSGIEGSILVGSTSFFQILTARFMAPREKLIAAKWWGLAMGFAGIVVMGFGQSGGLHFHFGIGSVLLLASAVFGGFGNVLARQESMHESVISLTGKQMLIGGLGLLLVGGVNRGFTPYSFDGQAVGLLIYLSLLSAAGFALWNTVMKYNSVGRVSMYLFFIPVFGVILSAFILQEQVSSWVGLSLLLVVAGIITVNVSGRQSKRVVREI, via the coding sequence GTGAAGGCAGAAACATGGTTTAGACATCCTGTGGGTATTTTGATTAGTTCGCTGGGAGCAACGGTATTGTGGGGAAGTGCATTGCCCATAGTCAAGTTGAGCTATGCTCATCTGAACATGAAGCAGGGAGATTTTTTTGGTCAATGGGTATTTGCAGGGTATCGATTTACGATGGCTGGAATGATTCTACTCTTACTTTCAACGATGTTGGGGAAAAGTACAAGTATCGGCAAACAAAGGTTACCTTTATCTAGGTTATTTCGGCTAGGTGCGATCCAAACATTTATGCAATATTTATTATTATACGTAGGATTAAGTTATAGCTCGGGGATCGAAGGATCGATACTCGTGGGGTCGACATCTTTTTTTCAAATATTGACTGCACGCTTTATGGCACCTCGGGAAAAGCTTATCGCAGCTAAATGGTGGGGACTTGCAATGGGCTTTGCAGGGATTGTTGTCATGGGTTTCGGACAAAGTGGTGGCCTTCATTTCCATTTCGGTATCGGATCAGTCTTGCTACTAGCTTCGGCGGTCTTTGGTGGTTTCGGTAATGTGTTGGCACGGCAGGAAAGTATGCATGAATCCGTTATTTCATTAACAGGTAAACAAATGCTCATTGGTGGACTGGGACTACTCCTTGTTGGGGGAGTGAACCGAGGATTTACTCCTTATTCATTCGATGGACAGGCCGTGGGATTGCTGATCTATTTATCCTTATTATCTGCAGCTGGATTTGCACTTTGGAATACAGTCATGAAATATAATTCGGTAGGAAGAGTCTCAATGTATCTATTCTTTATCCCTGTCTTTGGTGTCATCTTATCTGCATTCATTCTGCAAGAACAGGTATCAAGCTGGGTTGGATTATCACTTCTATTAGTCGTTGCTGGGATTATTACAGTAAATGTTTCGGGTCGACAATCTAAGCGGGTGGTACGTGAAATATAG
- a CDS encoding histidinol-phosphatase produces the protein MKFDLHTHHFRCGHASGNIRDYIESAISSGLQVIGISDHTPFFGREEEQAFPLISMAKSELSSYVQEVLELQKEYSGVIDVLLGIESDYFPIHAELYRKTLAAYPFDYIIGSVHQVEDISIFNANRWKKLNDTQQIAVKKEYYRMIQESARSGMFQILGHIDAMKGNYPRFSDIIAHEEIDETLRVIAACNVAIEINTSGKTKQSGGWYPSDTILERAYYFGVDVTFGSDAHKPERVGEELLEVSTRLKEIGFKEWVYYKQKQKQVVPLL, from the coding sequence TTGAAATTTGACCTTCACACACACCATTTTCGCTGCGGACATGCTTCCGGTAATATCCGAGATTATATCGAATCAGCCATCTCATCCGGCCTTCAAGTCATCGGAATTTCCGATCATACCCCTTTCTTTGGCAGAGAAGAGGAGCAAGCATTTCCATTAATCTCTATGGCTAAATCTGAGTTATCCTCCTATGTACAAGAAGTGCTTGAACTTCAAAAGGAGTATTCCGGGGTCATCGATGTGCTGTTAGGTATTGAATCTGATTACTTTCCAATCCATGCTGAGCTCTATCGCAAGACACTCGCAGCTTATCCATTTGATTATATTATCGGTTCTGTCCATCAAGTAGAGGATATTAGTATCTTCAATGCTAATCGCTGGAAAAAATTAAATGATACACAGCAAATCGCAGTCAAAAAAGAATATTACCGTATGATTCAGGAGTCTGCACGTAGTGGTATGTTTCAAATCCTAGGACATATTGACGCTATGAAAGGGAACTATCCTCGCTTCTCTGACATTATTGCTCATGAAGAGATTGATGAGACCCTGAGAGTTATTGCAGCATGTAATGTTGCCATTGAGATCAATACCTCAGGCAAAACGAAACAAAGTGGGGGCTGGTACCCATCAGATACAATACTTGAACGAGCATACTATTTCGGTGTCGATGTGACTTTCGGATCTGATGCTCATAAGCCTGAACGAGTGGGAGAAGAGTTGTTAGAAGTGAGTACCCGCCTTAAGGAAATAGGATTTAAAGAGTGGGTGTACTACAAACAGAAGCAAAAACAAGTCGTTCCACTTCTTTAG